TCCCGAGCAGCTGCTTCACGGCGGCGATCAGCGCGGCACTTCCGACGCTGCGATCAGTCCCGATTGGCAGGCGGTGCAGATACCAATGCACGGTTGCGGTGTAGGTCGCGCCGGGCATAACCGTTTCGTAGGCGCTGTGTTCCTCGAGCTCGATGTACGTGGGTGGATCGTTGCAGAACATCTCCACATCGAAGTGCCCCGGAGGCGGCATGCTTGGTGGAACGATGGGCTTGAAGGTCTTGACGAATAGAAGATCGCCTTTGGGATTAGGAGCGACATGCGCAATAAATCCGCCCTCTGTCTCGGAACCGGATTTCGCCGATCCTTTGCCGGCCATGTGCGTTTTGTTGTCGTACCAGGTATAGCCTTGCGCCAGCTGCAGCTTCATCACCTGCGGCTCGCCCGCGTTCGAAAAATCGACCTGCGACATCGTTCCTGTCGGGAAGAACGTCAGGCCTCCGGGGAAAACGCGCGTAACTTCCCAATGTCCAATCTGGTACGGCGTCGTGCCGAGATTGGTGATCGTGTAATCGATCGTTATGCTCTGCTTCGTCGTATCAGCGTGAAATATCTTCGCGACACTGAGTTTCTTGTTGTTCTTCGGAGTGGTGTAGGCAGCACTCGTTGATGTGATGACCCCGTCGGCGCCGACCGTTGTCGTGTAGGGTTGGTTGTCAATAATCGCCGGCGCCGCAAACATGTTCAGAACCCAGTCGTCAGCTGGGCTCGGCCACAATGTAGAGCCGAAATACATTGGGTTCTCGGTAGGGCCGGTCAGGAGCTCGTCCCCATCCAGCTGAAAGCTGGTGATGCGGGCCCCCAGAGAGGGCTGCATCTTGAACATCAGCGAGCCGAATTCGAACACGTCCAGATCGCCCCGCTGAATCGGCAACGTCAGGGTCAGCGCGCCGCCGCCGTCGCCATCCGAAGACGCGTCACCGGGCGCGTCGGTGCTGGCCGTGTCTTGTGGCAAGCTGCTGTCCGCCGCGTCGCCAGTCGCCGCGTCGAGGGCACTTCCACCCGCGCCGCCCGAGCCCGGCGCACCACCGCTGCCGCCCGAGGTTCCACCGGTGGCCTGGGCGCCGCCCGAGCCGGACGACGCTGGCGGCGCATTGCTGCTGCTGCAGCCGCCGACGACCAACAACGCTGCCGCGGCCATCAACCTGGCGGCCTCACGCCCCAGCCGGGTCGTCGCCGCGCCCCCTGAAAGTTGAAACAGGACCATCGTGCCCTCCGATCACCAAACGAACGTGGAACCCGCGCCGATGAAGTTGATGGTCTGGGTCTCACCGCGGTACCAGTCCGACTTCCAGTGCATGTACTCGGCGCTGAGGACGATGGCGTAGATACGCTTGGTGAGAACGACGTGATACTCGGCGTTCTGCCGCAGCAAGCTGGTGCTGGCCGTGAACGCGTCCGACAGCGTCTCTTGCACGGACGCGGTGCCGCCGCCCACCGCCACGCCGTTGCCGTAGTAATTGTAGGCGATGTTCCCAAAGAGACCTCGGAAGCTGCGCAGCTGATCGCCCGGGAATGGGTTGCCATTGGCGTCCATGCCGCCCGGCAGATCGTGCGCCAGCGGCCGCCCGGGATCATCCTGCTGGAACGGCACATCGACGCCCATCCCCTTGCCGGTCCAGGCGCCGCCGCCCACGCGCAGGCCGCGCACCTCCAGACGGGCCACACCCATCGCGCCCCAGGCGGTGGTCGACACTGTTCCAGTCGACGTGCTGTTCAACTTTGCCAGTTGCTGCGCCAGACCCTGGCCTTTGATCACCAGCTTGCCGTCGTCGCCAAACAGCAGCAGGTAATTAAGCTCGCCCTCGCCGCGTGGATAACGGGTGATTTGATAGTCGGGCGTCGTGCTCGGATCTTCCAGCGACGCTTGCAGTTGCAGGCCGGCCAGCCGTGGCGACATGTACCGGAACTGGGCGTTGGGCGCGGCGTAAAGCGGGCCCGCGCCGACGGAACCACACGCGATGGTGGTCCCGTCGACCAGGCACGGATTGCCAACCGCGAACTCGTACGCGTAGGCGTTCACCTCGCCCGAGGCGGACCCGAAGATCGAGAACGTGCGGCCGAAGAGAAACGTTCCTCCCGGGCCGGTCAGCGATCCCCACGCTTCACGGACGTCGACATCTTTGTTGGCGCCGGTCCCCTTGGAGCTGTCGATGCCGTTGATCCAAAAGGAGACGAAGCCCTTGGCCTCCAGGGTCTCGGTGAACTTGGTGCTGACACCGAAGCCGATCTGGGTGCCGACGAAGCCGCTGCGGATGCGCGAATCGAACAGCTTGTTGTTTTGATCCTGTGAGCTGTTCTGGAACTGACCGCCCACCAGCTTGTTGTTCAGGTTGTGCGGATCGCCGTCACCATCGGCGAGTTCATAGTGGGCCTCGGCGCGGCCGGTGGTGAAGACGCGCCAACCGTCGGCGTCGTGCAAGACCACTTCGGCCTTGGCAAAAGAAGGCGCCACCGACAACGCGCACAGGACAGATACCGCCGCAAAGATCGAACCCAGGCTGCCGAATCGTCTCATTGTCTCTTCTCACCCCCAATGGGATACACGAGTATCACAGCACGACAGCATGCCGACGCGCCAAATGGCCGAGCCTAGGCGGCGAGCACGCCTTCCCTACGGCTTGCCAAGAAAGACGAACAGGCCCCGTTTGGAGGAGATGACGATGTCGTTGATGCCGTCTTTGTTCATGTCGACGACCTTGAATTCGCGCGCTACGCCCGATGCTTTTTGGGTCGGTGAATCAACGTCGATCGGGTGCGGCTCGAAGTGGACCGTCGGCGTGCGGACCAGCTTGAAGACGTAAAGCACCGTCGGCTCGGTCCCGACGCCCGCGGAACCGGAGCCGCCGGCGTCGCCGGTGGTGAATGGGTGCGCCAGGAAGGTCTTGCCGGTGACGATGTCCTTCAGCCCGTCCCCATCCATGTCCTCCAGCCACAGCGAATGAAGCTGGGAGAAGGCGACGTTGTTGTACATCGCCGCCTCTTGCGGGGTGTTCATGATCATGTTGCGGGTGAAGGTCCCGGCCGGGCTCTGCCTGAACCATGCCAGGCCGTACCCGTGCGAATTGGACGAGCAGACGAC
This window of the Polyangia bacterium genome carries:
- a CDS encoding DUF4380 domain-containing protein; its protein translation is MVLFQLSGGAATTRLGREAARLMAAAALLVVGGCSSSNAPPASSGSGGAQATGGTSGGSGGAPGSGGAGGSALDAATGDAADSSLPQDTASTDAPGDASSDGDGGGALTLTLPIQRGDLDVFEFGSLMFKMQPSLGARITSFQLDGDELLTGPTENPMYFGSTLWPSPADDWVLNMFAAPAIIDNQPYTTTVGADGVITSTSAAYTTPKNNKKLSVAKIFHADTTKQSITIDYTITNLGTTPYQIGHWEVTRVFPGGLTFFPTGTMSQVDFSNAGEPQVMKLQLAQGYTWYDNKTHMAGKGSAKSGSETEGGFIAHVAPNPKGDLLFVKTFKPIVPPSMPPPGHFDVEMFCNDPPTYIELEEHSAYETVMPGATYTATVHWYLHRLPIGTDRSVGSAALIAAVKQLLGN
- a CDS encoding porin; its protein translation is MRRFGSLGSIFAAVSVLCALSVAPSFAKAEVVLHDADGWRVFTTGRAEAHYELADGDGDPHNLNNKLVGGQFQNSSQDQNNKLFDSRIRSGFVGTQIGFGVSTKFTETLEAKGFVSFWINGIDSSKGTGANKDVDVREAWGSLTGPGGTFLFGRTFSIFGSASGEVNAYAYEFAVGNPCLVDGTTIACGSVGAGPLYAAPNAQFRYMSPRLAGLQLQASLEDPSTTPDYQITRYPRGEGELNYLLLFGDDGKLVIKGQGLAQQLAKLNSTSTGTVSTTAWGAMGVARLEVRGLRVGGGAWTGKGMGVDVPFQQDDPGRPLAHDLPGGMDANGNPFPGDQLRSFRGLFGNIAYNYYGNGVAVGGGTASVQETLSDAFTASTSLLRQNAEYHVVLTKRIYAIVLSAEYMHWKSDWYRGETQTINFIGAGSTFVW